The nucleotide sequence AAGTAGaagccaatttcattcatttcacttcACCAATtgacatcacaccaaaaccttgaagctttgaaactccaaaactctcaagcaaatcctaaaggatcaagaaagcctTCTTCATtattcgtcaaatcctccttcaagatcaagccccgacggcccttgaagaaagtgttcattgttcatcattcgttcatcctaagatcaagccccaatggccatttggatcaacaacatcaacaaatccacacatatGTTCTTCAAGAACAATCCCAAAAGTCctttgaagatccattcatcactgttcttcaagatcaagcccaaaagcccttgaagatctgttcatcctcaaccctcaagatcaatcCCTGAAGGctcttgaagaaacttccaaccgttcatccaagatcaaacCTCAACGGCCATTGGATCAAcaaagcatccacaaatctacaTCCTACAGAGATcaaatcagaggatcaaattataaagagattgtaaccccaaaatcattaatacaaaatattattttgtacacgtgttcttatCTCGTTTCATCGCAGGaaaattcgtgtttacaaattcaATAATCAAattccatatcatttagtttacaaattttcccTATAAATTTGGTCTCCCGAGCATACCTAAAAATATCGCTTGAATATCCAGTACTTGGAAAAATCTCTCGAAAGTATGAAGCAGTAGTGTGGTCAGAGCTCAAAGAGTAATTACGTTGAACAGTTGGCGGGCACGCCCATAAGCTGTTGATTTGACACAAAACCCAACTGAAAAGGTTCAGAGAAATTTGACGGCGGAGAGAGGATTACCTCTAGCAAGGTCGAAGGGCGaagggggagagagaagagagggcAGCAAGGGTGGTGTAGCCTGCTGATATCAGTTTACTCTCTGTGACGTTGAGATTGGTAACCTTCCCACTTCCATTCTATAAACGTAGAAGAAACAGAGGAACAGAGGTTTTCAATGTGTTTGTATGGTGGTAATGTGGAGGGAAATTTTGGTGACTGCTAATTCACTCTACGCATTCATATGAATGTGTTCTAATAATATTTATCTTTACTCAAGTGCGTGATTTTAGGATTATTTTTTGTCACTTGCtattacggtttagtggtatttctcttcatttgtaattgagaggttttaggtttgattctcaccaactacaaatttgaactacattattgctaacaaATTGTGAGACTTAACCCACTCCCCATCCTAATAtcgttttttcaaaaaaaaaaaaagaaaaaaagtgcgTGACTTTAGGATCGAATTTTATGAATTGTGTTcgcaacaatttatttttttaactcttGGTATAAATAGATAgttatattaaaaattggttACAAAAGGGTAACTATATCGACAATAAAAGGCACTAAAGAAATACttttaattgaaaatgaatttttttcacTAAGCAAAGTTGtagggtgatggtggtggttctGGTGATGATGATAGTgtgtggaggtggaggtggaggtggcaaCGATAAGCAAAGTACTGGTTGTTATGATGCAgaaagtggtgatgataatgaTGGCAAAGCTGTAGCAGCAATAGCGACATTGGTGGTTCCGAGTTCAAGGTGGTTGtgggatggtggtggtgggcCTGTAAATTCCATGTGTTTTGTTTCACACGGAGTAGTTTTGAATTTCTACGTATATTAATTCAAACAAGTGAATTGATGTACATCAATTGTGAGATATAATACTTTTTCTATTGTCAGTTTTAGCTCTTGTTACAAAAAACACGTTGTATATtcatcaatgttttaaaagacaGAGGCATAGACGAGGCGTTCCATGAATAGTCTCGGCTAAGTGTGAGGCGAAGCCTCACTCATGAGAcctaaatattttaatatagaatgtatatataattatatcatataatactttgtaaaataattaatcaacaatcaaacaaGCAATCAAGACCAAATTGAGACTAGAATACTACAAATCTTActtgaattttgaaacaaaatgtGGTGGTGTGGacaattttgaaacaaattgaAGTATGAGATTGGGGTAAAATTGATATATGGGATCAATTAGGTCAAAATCTGCGGTTTTTTAAGTGCATTCACTGTAGGTTCTCTTACTTGCTCTAGTGGTTGACAAACGCCAACTAATCGGTAAGCATTCCTCCTGTTATCTACCTTTTTCGGGATTTTTGGCCTACATTACTTTTTCCTTCCTAGACGTCCATTTCAATCGTGCAACTTGCATGAAACCCtgtctttttttcttcaagtatCAATCTTACTCCAGGTGTGACTAATCTTCCAACAAAGACTTCTATTTTTCTTCTCACTTTcggtttgaaattttattttaactttcCAGGAATGTTAACAAGCTGAGAGAGGTGCTACCTAAGGATATTGTGGAAGAGATTATTGGGATCCCTGCTGGACTTATTGATTCTGATGATGATAGATACATCTGGCAGGGTTCGACTAATGGAACCTTCTTGGGTTTGAGAATTTAGGATTTGAGGAATTGGGGAATTGTGGAATTGGTGATGTGATTGGGTGAACTGTGAATGGGAAGATGGGAATCGGGTATTGGGATGGGGAAGAAGAGGGTTGGGgttataattgttttttttaaataaaattaaacttggccaaaacgacgtcgtttgggccaagtcattaaaaaaaaataaaagacttggccaaaacgacgtcgttttgagCCAAgtctacaaaaaataaaaactaaaatccttttcttttctgtgtgGTCGTCTTCTTCGTGTAGATGCCGCCACTGCAAttaaagaaaaagcaaaaggcAACTGCTGCAACAGAACCAGACTTCGACTTCGGGGTCCCCAGCAAATTTCAAGCAAGATTTCGACCACCTCAAAACACCCTAAGACGTGGTTCAAGACCTAAGTCGTTTAGAGCCAAgtctacaaaaaataaaaactaaagtccttttcttttttgcgTGGTTGTCTTCTTCGTGTAGATACCGCCACTGCAATTAAAGAAAAAGCAGAGGGCAACTGCTGCAACAAAGCCAGCCTTCGACTTTGGGGTCCCCAGCAAATTTCAAGCAAGATTTCGGCCACCTCAAAACACCATAAGACACGGCTCAAGACCTAAGCACGCCCCGATGCGCCTAGTCAAGTCCTTTGACGGCTCCCACAAAACAAAAGTAGCAAGCCAACTGCCCAGTCTCCAAGGCAGCCTAGGTGCGCCTTGAGGTGAGTATTTTAAAGCACTAATATTCATTCTTATTTCTCCTTCACATCTTTGTCTTTGTTTTCTTGAACTCATCTCCAAGTATGGTCATTGGCCAAAGTAATTCTGATATCAAATATTATTCAAGTgaatgaacaaaacaaaataatcgtATTCTGCTTCCACAGAGTCACAAACCATACAGGTACGGCATAACTCTTCAGAGAAAAATCTCACTTGCAAAATGGCGGACCTAGCTCAGTAGTTTAATACAACCGATGTTATATTACATGGGCAATGTAAGAAGCTCCTCTCCTGCAAGGATTTTTAAACCATATTTAAGGGGCATCACGAACATTACAGGACATTTTCTTGATGTCAATGGCCAGTCGTTTAGCTAGAGCCGCACTTGTGATCAATCTTCCGTTCACTGTTAGATAGGTGGTTCAGTTCGAGTCAACCATACTATCATCTAAACATCAATTTGAGTTGTAGGATGGGTTGAACTGTGGAGCGCCATGAAGTGGCTGCAGATTCAGAACACGAAGACTACAGTTGCTGTTGCAAAGATTCTTGGATCATAGACGTCAGAGAAGGATGCATGCGGGCCGTTCTTATTGAGCGAGCTTCACTTCTACCCTCAGCATATTCCTCCCCCAATGGCCACCTTGGCCGCAATTCGTACTGATTGATGAAGCAAAATAATTAATAACGCTTACAataaacatgaaaataaaaaaattgattgaaaaGCAATAATATGTAATCAAAGTTTTCATACAAACCACAATATCTTCAGGTTCATCTGCAGGTGGTGGTGGATCAAATCTTCCCATACGAAAGTTCTCAATGCCAGTCCAAGCCACCATTACACCTGCCAAGGTTAAAACTCAGGTATCAGTCTTTTTTTAGCTGAAGTTTAAGGTATCAGTCTTAAATGACAGGCGACGACCACCTTGTCTGACAAGCAACATAGGAAAggctccaaaaaaaaattatttgtaaaGACGGAAAACTAGAGATTTTTTCCACATTAATTTCGTGATGGCCAACTATGGGTACAATTTCTTTTAACACTTATAATAACGTCATGTCATTTACTGATGGTTAAAATGCTATGATACTCTTTTATCAAAGGAAAGTTAGCTTCATCCATAAGTTGAGCCGAAACTAGAGAAAAGGAATTACCGTTGTCAGTACAAAGGCAGGGAGGAGGACAGACTAGTTGTAAGCTATTTTTCTTGACAACCTGATCAAGGCGAGACCGAACATATTGATTTGATGCAACGCCTCCGGAGACAACCTGCATAGGAAGAACATAAGGAGGGATCCATGATCAGCAATATTCAGGAATACCATCATAACGAGGAGGTGCCCATTATCATGTGGTGGGTTCAAGAATACAAAATCAAAGGCTGCAGTTTACGCACCAAATGTTTTACAGAAGGTTCAATTTTCAGGGCCCATTCAATTGCTCGCTCACACCTTTCCTCTAGATGTAACACCGCGACTCGCTGCATGCATCAGACAATCTTAATGTGAAGATAGAAATTGGAGAGATAATTAACGCCGAAAACTGAATAATGCAGTATTTGATCAAAATAAGATAACCGACAAATATACATCCAGTCACCTGAAAAGAAGCAGCAATATCAGCTCGAATCCTTCTATCTTCGCTACTTGCTGAGGAAAGAGGAATTGTAGTATTACTGCATAACATAGGAAAGTTGGGTGGGTAAAAGTTAATAGCTAAGCTAGCAGACCATAAATCACTGCACAAAAAAGTACAGTTAGTACTGGCAGCAACCAAGAATCAATGATAATAATGTATATCAACAgattatacatacatattttTAGATTCAATTGCCAGTCTCACTTGAGTCTTCAGACCAGCGTACGAGAAGTTGCAATCTTTGTGTTGTTTCATTGGGGTCTAGAAACAAATGAGTACCAGGCTTAGAATACAATTTCACATCGCAGAAATCTCAGTCATCTGTAATAGACTTCTTAAGTAGAACCAGTATATACATTCAGCCAAAGGTGGAAAAGAGAATGTCTTGAAATAAACTTACCGAGAATTTGACTGATTTGGCATCACCCTCACGAGCAAGCTCTTCAATAGCTGGCCCACCACTTCTCCTCAAGTCAAGGCCAAGCCATTTTGCAGTCTTGTCATATGCCTCGCCAATTGCATCGTCTATTGTGGTGCCAAGTTGTACATACTGACCAAGATCACGAGCAAGGATGAGTAGATTATGTCCTCCTAAAGACAGACACCAAGATTGTTAAACAATTATGACAGCCCAAATCAAATGTCATACAGCACCAAAAACTTTGATTGAGTCTACAACTTTAAATTGTCTGGGAAGTCATAAGTGTCATCTCTTATCAAAGCAGAAATCCAAATTTAGAtagaaatacaagaaataaaagcAAGATACTAGCTTAACAGCCAAACTGCACCGTGAGGAAATTACAAAAcaattcatttatttataaacTAATGACAATTCAAGTTTTACAGAAACCACACTAATGCTTCCAAAAAATACAAATGTTCCCTAACATACAAATACAGTGTTTCGTTTTTTTCTTGTAGTCTCACTcactttttcataatttttcttgTAGTTGTCTCACTCACTCACTTTTTTGCAGTGCTGACTTCTGAACTTATCCACAACACCGAAACTCAAAACCTCCCTCCAAAGAAAACACTCAAAtaaatttttcttcaacttaATCGATAAGACAATAAGACATAGCTAAACCACCAaaaaatttttgtcaaaaacaaacaatatagAACTTTTAGATTTTAAGTGAACAAAAAACAACTAATAAATGGTATTTAGCAACCTGTGGAAACTAAGTTTGCACGTATGGCGGCAAACACCACAGAAGTAACTGATGGATATGAGTGTTTTCATGCAGTTtcttatgtttattttatttttccaaaaagaaaagggtaCAGTCATGTAGTCTAAAAATGTAGATGCAAAGTCCAGTGAATTAGTAAAAAGACCTAATGCGGGATAGGTGTATATTTTCTTACCTGAAATAAGCAAGGCCATGAAAGGAAATTGCAACTCTCTTTCCGTTAACCTAGATCAAGAAAAGGAAATTCATTGTATGCACAAGAGCAACTCAGATCAATATTTTAAGTGCATATAACAACCACATACTTTATGCCCCTAAAAATGAGTGAGGGAGAGAGTTTGTACATTCCAGTTTGCATTGCATAGATAGTCAAAATTTCCGTACCTGGCTACAAGAGCATGAGCCTCCATGTGATGTACACCAATGATCGGTAAGTTACAGCTACCAGCAATTTCACGAGCTTTCCGCACACCAACTGCATGAATACAAAATTAGTGCTAATATGCTCTGAGGATACGAAAGAATTCAAGTCTGGTCATTTCTGAGCATAATAAAGACAATGTAACCCATTTCCAGTTTTGAATGGTAAATCActgccaaaaagaaaaatcacatcTACTACTTTCCTCGAACCTATGCCCTGGAAATTCCATAGCACAAACCCAACCATAAGGCATCAGTAGTATGAAAATTTTGCAACACCAAgcaaaagaggaaagaaagagagtGCTGCTATGCAATTTACCACGAAGACAAAGGCCTAAACCGGGACCAATAGTAACCGCCACTGCAGATAAATTCATCTCAGTTAACTTAGCTTTGTCAAGTGCTTCTTGCACAACCTACAATCAACAATCACAAATTCAGGCCCACATTATCACCGAGAAAAAAAGGAGATAGCCTTGAACCATTTGACTAGATTACAACTGACATTTTGAAATGGCATAAGCAATCCAAATGACACAGCAAGTTTGCAAAATATCGAGCCTATTTGTGTATTACGTGGGTGCTCAACATAAATAACAAAATCTCATTCAAGTAGAAAATGTAAATAAGATATGAACATCATACTGCGTTTAAAGGTGATAGTACGGAGGATGCTATACCTTATCAATCACCTGCAAATGTGCTTCCTCTGCCATTTTTGGAGCAACACCTCCATATTGAGCAAGCAAATCTGCCTTCATATGTGGCCAAGGCTCAAAATTAGATGAACGTATCCAATATAAGTACcacaaagaaaaactaaaaatgaatcGTCATTATTGAATATTGGTAATTAAAAGAACGTAGTATGTGGCACTGTCCTAGAACCATATTTCTTCCACAACACACTTTTTTCTAACAAGTAGGTATATGAAAAGCAGCACAGTAGACGATCATTCTTTCTCTGCCAAATTCACCATAAATCTCCATTGGGGATGATTTAAGAGTTGCGGATTGTTTGTCATGAAAGTATGAATCTTTAAGTACATTTGATTGCATTACATAAATCTCCATTGTGTTTTCTCTGGAAAAATTAGATAACTCAATCGCCCTTTTCGAACATTATTCATGACCTGCAGTATGGAAAAATTTGAAGCGTAACTAGGTTCCTCACTCTCTAAACGTGCAAAACTAATTTGTgccaaattcttcttctttttaatgGTTCATCAGAACTCTGCAATTTTACTACCCAAACCAAATCCAAGGAACAAAATGTTCATACCTGAGAAGACACAACTTGGCTGAGGA is from Pyrus communis chromosome 10, drPyrComm1.1, whole genome shotgun sequence and encodes:
- the LOC137748298 gene encoding probable tRNA N6-adenosine threonylcarbamoyltransferase, mitochondrial isoform X1; translation: MALSSRFWRLNLFPKPSLSPLQTTLKSLKPLRQKLCPILSLPISSSSSSSSLNSSNSLFSTSKNSAFSEPHSRTPSPQDDLIVLGIETSCDDTAAAIVRGNGEILSQVVSSQADLLAQYGGVAPKMAEEAHLQVIDKVVQEALDKAKLTEMNLSAVAVTIGPGLGLCLRVGVRKAREIAGSCNLPIIGVHHMEAHALVARLTERELQFPFMALLISGGHNLLILARDLGQYVQLGTTIDDAIGEAYDKTAKWLGLDLRRSGGPAIEELAREGDAKSVKFSTPMKQHKDCNFSYAGLKTQVRLAIESKNINTTIPLSSASSEDRRIRADIAASFQRVAVLHLEERCERAIEWALKIEPSVKHLVVSGGVASNQYVRSRLDQVVKKNSLQLVCPPPCLCTDNGVMVAWTGIENFRMGRFDPPPPADEPEDIVYELRPRWPLGEEYAEGRSEARSIRTARMHPSLTSMIQESLQQQL
- the LOC137748298 gene encoding probable tRNA N6-adenosine threonylcarbamoyltransferase, mitochondrial isoform X2, with the translated sequence MALSSRFWRLNLFPKPSLSPLQTTLKSLKPLRQKLCPILSLPISSSSSSSSLNSSNSLFSTSKNSAFSEPHSRTPSPQDDLIVLGIETSCDDTAAAIVRGNGEILSQVVSSQADLLAQYGGVAPKMAEEAHLQVIDKVVQEALDKAKLTEMNLSAVAVTIGPGLGLCLRVGVRKAREIAGSCNLPIIGVHHMEAHALVARLTERELQFPFMALLISGGHNLLILARDLGQYVQLGTTIDDAIGEAYDKTAKWLGLDLRRSGGPAIEELAREGDAKSVKFSTPMKQHKDCNFSYAGLKTQVRLAIESKNINTTIPLSSASSEDRRIRADIAASFQRVAVLHLEERCERAIEWALKIEPSVKHLVVSGGVASNQYVRSRLDQVVKKNSLQLVCPPPCLCTDNGVMVAWTGIENFRMGRFDPPPPADEPEDIVVLRIAAKVAIGGGIC